Proteins from a genomic interval of Panthera tigris isolate Pti1 chromosome A2, P.tigris_Pti1_mat1.1, whole genome shotgun sequence:
- the LOC102967244 gene encoding olfactory receptor 6V1 has translation MTNLSHPSEFVLLGFSSFGELQVLLCGPFLMLYLLAFMGNTVIIVTVTANTNVHTPMYFFPGNFSLLETLVTITTVPRMLSDLLVPCKVISFNGCMAQFYFYFSLGSTSFLILSDMALDHFVAICHPLRCGTLMSWDVYIQLAGASWAAPFLAMVPTVFFQAYVSYCHDNIINHFFCDNAPLLQLSCSDTSLQEFWDFVMALAFVLSSFLVTLISYGYIVTTVLRIPSASGHQKAFSPCGSHLTLVFIGYRSGTIFLHVRSGKEHSMEVNKTIALVTSVLTPFLNIFILTLCNETVKAVLRGQMQRLKGLYKAL, from the coding sequence ATGACAAATCTGAGCCACCCTTCTGAATTTGTGCTCTTGGGCTTCTCCTCTTTTGGTGAGCTGCAAGTTCTGCTGTGTGGGCCTTTCCTCATGCTTTATCTTCTTGCCTTCATGGGAAACACTGTCATCATAGTCACAGTCACAGCCAACACCAACGTACATactcccatgtacttcttcccGGGTAACTTTTCACTGCTGGAGACCTTGGTGACCATAACTACAGTGCCTAGGATGCTTTCAGACCTGCTGGTCCCCTGCAAAGTCATTTCCTTCAATGGCTGCATGGCCCAGTTCTACTTCTACTTTTCCCTGGGTTCCACCTCCTTCCTCATCCTGTCAGACATGGCTCTTGACCACTTTGTGGCCATCTGCCATCCACTACGCTGTGGAACTTTGATGAGCTGGGATGTGTATATCCAGTTGGCAGGGGCTTCCTGGGCAGCTCCTTTCTTAGCCATGGTGCCCACTGTCTTCTTCCAGGCTTATGTCAGTTATTGCCATGACAACATCATTAACCACTTCTTCTGTGACAATGCACCTCTGCTGCAACTGTCCTGCTCAGACACCAGCCTGCAGGAATTCTGGGACTTTGTGATGGCCTTAGCCTTTGTCCTCAGTTCCTTCCTGGTTACCCTCATCTCCTATGGCTATATTGTGACCACTGTGCTGAGGATCCCCTCTGCTAGCGGCCATCAGAAGGCTTTCTCACCCTGTGGATCCCACCTCACCCTGGTCTTCATTGGCTACAGGTCTGGCACCATCTTCCTTCATGTCAGGTCTGGCAAAGAACATTCTATGGAAGTCAACAAGACCATAGCCTTGGTGACATCAGTCCTCACCCCCTTTCTCAATATCTTTATCCTTACCCTCTGCAATGAGACAGTCAAGGCAGTGCTACGGGGGCAGATGCAGAGGCTTAAAGGCCTCTACAAGGCGCTATGA